From a region of the Sulfuriferula plumbiphila genome:
- the rlmH gene encoding 23S rRNA (pseudouridine(1915)-N(3))-methyltransferase RlmH yields MKLRIIAVGKKMPAWIEAGFSEYARRMPRENSIELVELKPEKRGGGKTSGQIQEAERDRILAALPRHATVWALDEHGSQLTTLELAGALREWQGTGRDTAFVIGGADGLHQDVKQRADKLLALSRFTLPHGLVRVMLVEQLYRVWSVTHNHPYHRE; encoded by the coding sequence ATGAAGCTGCGCATCATCGCGGTAGGGAAAAAAATGCCGGCGTGGATCGAGGCCGGGTTTAGCGAATATGCCAGGCGCATGCCACGCGAGAACAGTATCGAGCTGGTCGAGCTCAAGCCGGAGAAACGCGGCGGCGGCAAAACCAGCGGGCAGATCCAGGAAGCCGAGCGCGACCGCATCCTCGCCGCGCTACCGCGACACGCCACAGTGTGGGCACTGGATGAGCACGGCAGCCAGCTCACCACCCTGGAACTGGCCGGCGCGCTGCGTGAATGGCAGGGGACAGGGCGCGACACGGCTTTTGTCATCGGCGGTGCCGATGGCTTGCATCAAGATGTCAAACAGCGTGCCGATAAACTGCTTGCACTGTCACGCTTTACCTTGCCGCACGGCCTGGTGCGGGTGATGCTGGTCGAACAGCTATATCGCGTCTGGAGCGTGACACACAACCACCCCTACCACCGGGAATAA
- a CDS encoding Maf family protein: MAHTDPRIYLASRSPRRRELLRQIGVRHEVLLLRESGDRLDVDETPQPGEPPQEYALRIARGKATAGWQCVMERHIPRYPVLGADTTVTVDGEILGKPLGLDAAIAMLAKLAGRSHQVMTAVALACETRCEVLLSTSTVRFKPLSERAIHTYASSGEPFDKAGGYAIQGRAATFIEHLEGSYSGVMGLPLYETAQLLERYNMKLFE, encoded by the coding sequence ATGGCGCATACCGATCCACGCATTTATCTGGCCTCACGCTCGCCGCGTCGCCGCGAGTTGCTGCGCCAGATTGGCGTGCGCCACGAGGTGCTACTGTTACGTGAATCCGGCGATCGCCTGGACGTAGATGAAACGCCGCAGCCCGGCGAACCACCGCAGGAATATGCACTGCGCATTGCGCGTGGCAAGGCCACCGCCGGCTGGCAATGTGTAATGGAACGCCATATCCCGCGCTACCCGGTGCTCGGCGCCGATACCACGGTGACCGTGGATGGCGAAATCCTCGGCAAGCCGTTGGGTCTGGACGCTGCCATTGCCATGCTCGCCAAGCTGGCGGGGCGCAGCCATCAGGTGATGACGGCAGTGGCACTGGCATGCGAAACACGCTGCGAGGTACTGCTGAGCACGTCGACGGTCAGGTTCAAACCCCTCAGTGAACGCGCAATCCACACCTACGCAAGCAGCGGCGAGCCCTTCGACAAGGCTGGCGGTTATGCCATCCAGGGACGCGCAGCGACTTTCATCGAGCATCTGGAGGGCAGCTATTCCGGCGTGATGGGCCTGCCGCTGTATGAAACTGCGCAGCTGCTGGAACGCTACAACATGAAATTATTCGAATAA
- the rsfS gene encoding ribosome silencing factor, translated as MDINEITAAVVDALEDIKGQDIVVLDTSPLTSMFDRMVIASADSTRQTKALAHNVQEKLKEKGVPDQGIEGLASGEWVLLDLGSVVVHVMQPAVRQYYNLEELWSAAQDQRNKRNATG; from the coding sequence ATGGATATCAACGAAATCACCGCCGCTGTCGTGGACGCGCTGGAAGACATCAAAGGCCAGGACATCGTGGTCCTGGACACCAGTCCGCTCACGTCCATGTTTGACCGCATGGTCATCGCCAGCGCCGACTCCACGCGCCAGACCAAGGCACTGGCCCACAACGTGCAGGAAAAACTCAAGGAAAAAGGCGTGCCCGACCAGGGCATTGAAGGCCTGGCCTCGGGCGAATGGGTGCTGCTTGATCTGGGCAGCGTGGTAGTGCATGTGATGCAGCCTGCAGTGCGCCAGTATTATAACCTGGAAGAACTATGGAGCGCGGCGCAGGATCAGCGCAATAAACGCAACGCAACCGGCTGA
- the nadD gene encoding nicotinate-nucleotide adenylyltransferase gives MKPIGIFGGTFDPIHFGHLRLAEEMAEALELTTVRLIPAGTPPHRTRPRTDAHHRLQMVRLAIAGNPRFVLDDREVGLPRLSYTVETLASLRDELGARQPLCLLLGADAFLGLTTWHRWQDLFTLAHIAVAHRPGFPQSAWKDAMPEALRAELEARMAHPHDLTSAAAGLLATRPITALDISATHIRDTLRAARSPRYLLPNAVLDYIQANQLYLPEN, from the coding sequence TTGAAACCTATCGGCATTTTCGGCGGCACCTTCGACCCGATCCACTTCGGCCATTTACGACTGGCGGAGGAAATGGCCGAGGCGCTTGAGCTCACCACGGTGCGCCTCATCCCGGCAGGCACGCCGCCGCATCGCACGCGCCCGCGCACCGACGCGCACCACCGGTTGCAGATGGTGCGGCTGGCAATCGCCGGTAATCCGCGCTTTGTGCTGGATGACCGCGAAGTGGGTTTGCCGCGTCTGTCTTACACAGTGGAAACGCTCGCCTCACTGCGTGACGAACTGGGTGCGAGGCAGCCCTTGTGCCTGCTGCTGGGTGCCGATGCGTTTCTGGGCTTGACCACCTGGCACCGCTGGCAGGACTTGTTCACGCTGGCGCATATCGCGGTGGCGCACCGTCCCGGTTTTCCGCAAAGCGCCTGGAAGGACGCCATGCCCGAAGCATTACGCGCCGAACTGGAAGCACGCATGGCACATCCGCACGACCTCACCAGCGCTGCGGCGGGGCTGCTTGCAACCCGCCCGATCACCGCGCTGGACATCTCCGCCACGCACATCCGCGACACCTTGCGTGCCGCACGTAGCCCACGTTATTTGCTGCCTAACGCGGTTCTCGACTATATTCAGGCCAACCAACTGTATTTACCGGAAAATTAA